In Anabrus simplex isolate iqAnaSimp1 chromosome 4, ASM4041472v1, whole genome shotgun sequence, a single genomic region encodes these proteins:
- the LOC136872350 gene encoding uncharacterized protein isoform X2 produces the protein MHTDNTAQQSSLQSLNEMFLNLERNVKLFLDRLQQWTTDFVTGGLMLEVENLRTVQEFYRQQFLYPQLQVVQRYAKQVEQYEDIFRNFSTPDVWKGYKASRDRMILN, from the exons GACAACACTGCGCAGCAGTCAAGCCTACAATCTTTGAATGAGATGTTCTTGAACTTGGAGAGGAATGTGAAGCTCTTCTTAGACAGACTGCAGCAGTGGACGACAGATTTTGTGACTGGAGGATTAATGCTGGAGGTTGAAAACCTACGAACTGTCCAGGAATTTTACAGGCAGCAG TTCCTCTACCCGCAACTTCAAGTTGTGCAGAGGTACGCTAAGCAAGTGGAGCAGTACGAAGATATCTTCCGGAATTTCTCTACACCTGATGTATGGAAGGGGTACAAGGCTAGTCGGGATAGGATGATCTTAAATTGA